From one Lolium rigidum isolate FL_2022 chromosome 4, APGP_CSIRO_Lrig_0.1, whole genome shotgun sequence genomic stretch:
- the LOC124706978 gene encoding pathogenesis-related protein 1-like: protein MPYSPKQLAAVLLLALASVMIVTAQDTVQEILDAHNMVRANVGVPPVVWDVTVATYADAFATKRIADCLPEFSPVGHPYGENVFVGTGSEWNMLDAVNWWVAQKQYYDHATNTCSAPSGQSCDAYKQVVWRDTKAIGCQGVTCDGNAGVYIICDYSPPGNVVGQTPY, encoded by the coding sequence ATGCCGTACTCACCGAAGCAGCTAGCTGCAGTGCTGCTCTTAGCTCTCGCATCCGTCATGATTGTCACCGCCCAGGACACGGTGCAGGAAATCCTGGACGCCCACAACATGGTGCGCGCTAACGTCGGCGTTCCACCGGTGGTGTGGGATGTTACAGTGGCAACGTACGCGGATGCGTTCGCGACGAAACGCATCGCCGACTGCCTTCCTGAATTTTCTCCAGTGGGCCACCCATACGGAGAGAACGTCTTCGTGGGCACCGGTTCCGAATGGAATATGTTGGATGCCGTGAATTGGTGGGTGGCGCAGAAGCAGTACTACGACCACGCCACAAACACCTGCTCCGCGCCTTCCGGTCAGTCGTGTGATGCATACAAACAGGTGGTGTGGAGGGACACAAAGGCCATAGGCTGCCAAGGTGTCACATGTGATGGCAACGCTGGCGTGTATATCATATGCGACTACAGCCCGCCGGGTAACGTGGTGGGGCAGACTCCATATTAG
- the LOC124705806 gene encoding pathogenesis-related protein PRB1-3-like, producing the protein MKYSPKQLVAVLLLALASAMIVTAQNTVQDMLDAHNTVRASVGVPPVVWDETVATYADAFAEKRRADCLYEFSPLGRPYGENVFVGTGSEWNYVDALNWWVAEKQYYDHATNTCSAPSGQSCDAYKQVVWRDTTAIGCQGLVCDGNAGVYVICDYSPPGNVVGQTPY; encoded by the coding sequence atgaagtactcACCGAAGCAGCTAGTTGCAGTGCTGCTCTTAGCTCTCGCGTCCGCCATGATCGTCACCGCCCAGAACACAGTGCAGGATATGCTGGACGCCCACAACACGGTCCGCGCCAGCGTCGGCGTGCCACCAGTGGTGTGGGATGAAACGGTGGCGACATACGCGGATGCGTTCGCGGAGAAACGCCGCGCCGACTGCCTTTATGAATTCTCTCCATTGGGACGCCCATACGGAGAGAACGTCTTCGTGGGCACTGGTTCCGAATGGAATTATGTGGACGCCCTGAACTGGTGGGTTGCGGAGAAGCAGTACTACGACCACGCCACCAACACCTGCTCTGCGCCTTCCGGTCAGTCGTGTGATGCATACAAGCAGGTGGTGTGGAGGGACACAACGGCCATAGGCTGCCAAGGGCTCGTCTGCGATGGCAACGCTGGCGTGTATGTCATATGCGACTACAGCCCGCCGGGCAACGTGGTGGGGCAGACTCCATATTAG